One genomic window of Legionella jordanis includes the following:
- a CDS encoding non-ribosomal peptide synthetase, with amino-acid sequence MSADLLQEAYEFHQSNLEQNLALHPIYQTLNDVVDYQSLLQPEKIVYRFLVDEDRAESLTARELQRQVKKLAHYLSKYVVKGDRIIVAAKPGLEFIISFYACLRVGAIAVPIFPPANAMMATRFLHVFNNAKPKLILADPQTARLMKKGLVANRFLHHRIQHYLGISEALSAVFQAIKKSKTPIVSTEVRSEYSGEHFPCPLVKPEDIAFLQYTSGSTGHPRGVMLSHANLLSNLAIIHQAVNFTSESHTFSWLPPYHDMGLIGCILEPLYAGTVATLMSPVDFISKPSRWVKHLSDYQCTISGAPNFAFELCARKTPESLIRKLDLSSIRAIANGAEPISFKAMQFFYDSFKVAGLKRGVILPCYGLAESTLMVSAKPFSKEENIITVDTHRLKDNIVERISNQEGGLQLVSSGVPQMLVRVINPKTHALCKEDEVGEIWVAGRSVATGYYNQHEESTSIFKAQVPEQENRHYLRTGDLGFLHEGELFVCGRLKNLIIINGQNYYPHDFEQAAAYSHHAVRKGCVVAYSELVHGKEALHIVAEIKAGTASKSYGEIVQNILSEISNQFHLSPYQVLLVPPKAIPKTTSGKLQRIKCQEEITEKIIVPLHIYQSNDSAPEESKFSEQARQAASTDEGIETDWWGILKQSKPKHREAKLCELIVGLSRQLLNVPPEHPIDVDSGLFTLGIDSLSAVELQCGIQSALGGRIQLDPALAFNHPTIRKLSRFLLSQLSFQQDELSKSEVETGMQLSGKITAYPRNDKGIYPASYAQKRLHYIHHYEGSGAINYNIPVVLDIKGKLNIQRLQDSLNVLIEQHAMFRTSWLFDAEGLQQVIQPQLKVTITSRQMSRGMALQDMQMQLSQSFDLQRAPAFRALVYQYEPEAYLLFFNFHHILIDFWSCNRIFLPELFKIYDDLLQKNSSELKSPKLEYIDYALWQKQAFESGAMDRQKQFWREKLSDLNPAQLPTQAGPFIKGNPVGSIQQHLSPELCEAIYKTTQQHNVSLFIFFNTVLSFLIWKYSDQKDILVASPASNRHHQGLEEIIGFFVNTIITRHQVNETFHAHDWLAHCRKNCLEALQNQDLPFDEVLKIISRNQDNHRHSMFQVMLVLQKLGSLEKIDVAQINSIEWLDIEESARTDLTLKINLLDNKIALNFCYSKKLFQEQFIEQFSRHFVRALEAFCSEGNPLLTDIELLAEEEKTKILHLLQGDVLDYSSDTSLHGKFQQQAQATPKRICVQDERQCLTYEEVDKRSSQMANYLLEQNVPHNAIIAVYMERNVELLVILLGILKAGCVYLPLDLNHPKKRIELILENAKPYRIFTQASFMPLFCAEQTINVEQLWPKLASRDYSHSQALQSRENEIAYIMFTSGSTGQPKGALNTHRGVLNRIQSSQNLCQIGESDRVLHKTTLSFDPSILEIFWPICHGATLIMAPPNAHKNPECLAKVIKQQQITVCYFVPSLLSMILEMAPEHALDSLRYVICGGERLSKVINRQFFQKTKAILYHTYGPSECSISMTVFKCDEDMEKDYVPIGRPILNTRAYIFDSQLKVVPQGVVGELHIAGVAVGKGYLNDLRQTESKFIANPLNPNETLYKSGDLVKLSFEGNIEFVGRKDHQIKLRGNRIELEEIETCILQIPGVNNAVVKAVECHGQQLLVAYYVSAIAAEKIKEELRNRLPDYMIPSLFYSLKAMKLLPSGKVDRVGLPAPDHGLRNGTSATAMQTETEKKVHAIWQSLFAMDSIAPQENFFDLGGHSLLAVKLVYDLNQQLGCHFTVKELYQNPTIRDNALWIEQHGKTKPSLEDRKSTAELKQICPQLQLTPLGDCVDKPFETIFLTGGTGFLGVYLLRDLLQTFPAATIYVLVRADDTATGLKRLQKVAQQYRLKIDLDRVVPVLGDLAEAQFGLEAGEYLEMSKRIDVIVHNGALVNFIDDYQKLAAVNVDGTAEVLKFAALSRHKPVHYISTLSVVPRDVEGNKPKPFFEEGAINSAGFIQGGYAQTKWVAECLVEEAKAQGLRVKVYRPTRIAGDSQTGIGNENDLFYRFIRGCLQLAAVPDVDFNLDLVPIDFISQFVAMEMRLGSGRDSFNLLNSKAIPFKTIVGSMRKYRKVNLLPYEEWLKQISVPEIEGQENYLFPLKDIFPRKERDFYSLVAPRDIDNSNMLATLEQGKPSVNPEINEEVLAAFIEFSMTKI; translated from the coding sequence ATGAGTGCTGATCTTTTACAAGAAGCCTATGAATTTCACCAAAGTAATCTTGAGCAAAATTTAGCACTGCATCCGATTTACCAAACTTTAAACGACGTGGTCGATTACCAAAGCCTGCTTCAACCGGAAAAAATCGTGTATCGGTTTTTAGTTGATGAGGACCGAGCCGAGTCATTGACTGCACGAGAATTGCAAAGACAGGTTAAAAAGCTGGCCCATTATCTAAGTAAGTACGTCGTGAAGGGTGATAGAATTATTGTTGCTGCCAAACCTGGATTGGAATTTATAATCAGTTTCTATGCCTGTTTACGGGTTGGGGCAATTGCCGTTCCCATATTCCCTCCCGCAAATGCCATGATGGCGACCAGATTTCTTCATGTTTTTAACAATGCCAAGCCTAAACTCATTCTGGCTGATCCTCAAACGGCACGTCTCATGAAAAAAGGCTTGGTAGCTAATCGTTTCCTACATCACCGCATACAACATTATCTGGGTATTTCTGAAGCCTTGTCTGCTGTATTCCAAGCCATTAAAAAAAGCAAAACACCCATTGTTTCTACCGAAGTGCGCTCTGAATATTCAGGAGAACATTTTCCCTGTCCGTTAGTTAAGCCTGAAGATATTGCTTTCCTGCAGTACACTTCCGGCTCCACAGGGCATCCTCGAGGAGTTATGCTGAGCCATGCCAATTTATTAAGCAACTTGGCAATTATTCACCAAGCGGTCAATTTCACCAGCGAAAGCCATACGTTTTCCTGGTTACCACCCTATCACGATATGGGGTTAATTGGCTGCATTCTAGAGCCTCTTTATGCCGGAACGGTTGCAACGCTTATGTCTCCGGTGGATTTCATTAGCAAACCCTCACGTTGGGTTAAACATTTATCCGATTATCAATGCACCATAAGTGGCGCACCTAACTTTGCCTTTGAACTTTGTGCGCGTAAAACACCGGAAAGTTTGATTAGAAAATTAGACTTAAGTTCCATTCGAGCCATTGCCAACGGAGCTGAGCCCATTTCTTTCAAAGCCATGCAGTTTTTCTATGACAGTTTCAAGGTTGCGGGCTTAAAGCGGGGAGTTATTTTACCCTGCTATGGTCTGGCTGAGTCCACCCTGATGGTTTCGGCCAAGCCTTTTTCCAAAGAAGAAAATATTATCACGGTTGATACCCACCGGCTTAAAGACAACATTGTCGAGCGCATTAGCAACCAGGAAGGCGGACTGCAATTGGTAAGCTCTGGAGTGCCGCAAATGCTGGTGCGAGTGATTAATCCCAAAACGCACGCACTTTGCAAAGAGGATGAAGTCGGAGAAATATGGGTAGCAGGCCGCTCAGTTGCTACAGGTTATTATAATCAACATGAAGAAAGCACCAGCATTTTTAAAGCGCAAGTTCCTGAGCAAGAGAACAGGCATTATCTTCGAACGGGTGATTTGGGTTTTTTGCATGAAGGTGAACTGTTTGTTTGCGGGCGTTTAAAAAATTTAATCATTATCAATGGTCAAAATTACTACCCTCATGATTTTGAGCAAGCCGCTGCTTATTCACATCATGCTGTCCGTAAAGGTTGTGTGGTAGCATACTCTGAGTTGGTGCATGGCAAAGAAGCTTTGCATATTGTTGCCGAAATCAAAGCCGGTACCGCCAGTAAATCCTACGGCGAAATTGTCCAGAACATTTTGAGTGAAATCAGCAATCAATTTCATCTCAGTCCTTACCAGGTTTTATTAGTTCCCCCGAAAGCTATTCCCAAGACAACCAGTGGTAAGTTGCAACGAATTAAATGTCAGGAAGAGATAACAGAAAAAATCATCGTGCCCTTGCACATTTATCAATCGAATGATTCAGCACCAGAAGAAAGTAAATTCAGCGAACAAGCCAGGCAAGCGGCTTCAACCGACGAGGGGATTGAAACAGATTGGTGGGGCATTTTAAAGCAAAGCAAACCCAAGCATAGAGAGGCGAAGCTTTGTGAATTGATAGTGGGATTAAGTAGGCAGTTATTAAATGTTCCCCCGGAACATCCGATTGACGTTGATAGCGGATTGTTTACTCTGGGGATTGATTCACTCAGTGCCGTTGAACTGCAATGTGGTATACAGTCGGCATTGGGTGGAAGAATTCAACTGGATCCTGCCTTGGCATTTAACCATCCAACCATAAGAAAATTATCCCGTTTTTTATTGTCGCAATTGTCATTCCAGCAGGATGAATTGAGCAAGTCTGAAGTCGAGACAGGAATGCAACTTAGTGGAAAAATTACAGCATATCCTCGCAACGATAAAGGCATTTACCCAGCCTCATATGCACAAAAAAGACTCCATTATATTCACCATTATGAGGGCTCAGGAGCCATAAATTATAATATTCCGGTCGTTTTGGATATCAAGGGGAAATTAAATATTCAGCGATTGCAAGACTCACTCAATGTATTAATCGAACAGCATGCCATGTTTAGAACATCTTGGCTATTTGATGCGGAAGGCTTACAACAAGTGATTCAACCCCAGCTGAAAGTCACCATTACAAGCCGGCAGATGAGCAGGGGAATGGCATTGCAGGACATGCAGATGCAGCTTTCACAAAGCTTTGACTTGCAAAGAGCCCCTGCGTTTCGGGCTCTGGTATATCAATATGAACCTGAAGCCTATTTGTTGTTCTTTAATTTTCATCACATCCTCATCGATTTCTGGTCTTGTAATCGAATATTCTTGCCTGAATTGTTTAAAATTTATGACGATTTACTTCAAAAGAACTCATCGGAATTGAAATCTCCGAAATTGGAGTATATTGATTACGCTCTTTGGCAGAAGCAAGCCTTCGAATCAGGGGCTATGGACAGACAAAAGCAGTTTTGGCGGGAAAAACTCAGTGATTTAAATCCAGCCCAGCTGCCAACACAAGCCGGCCCATTCATTAAAGGCAACCCTGTTGGCAGTATTCAGCAACATCTAAGCCCTGAGCTCTGTGAAGCCATTTATAAAACCACGCAACAACACAATGTTTCTTTGTTTATTTTTTTCAATACAGTGTTATCGTTTTTAATTTGGAAATACTCTGATCAGAAGGATATTTTAGTAGCTAGTCCAGCATCCAATCGTCACCATCAAGGTTTAGAAGAGATCATTGGCTTTTTTGTAAACACCATTATCACGCGCCATCAAGTAAATGAAACATTTCATGCCCATGACTGGCTTGCACATTGTCGAAAAAATTGCCTTGAAGCATTGCAAAATCAAGACCTGCCTTTTGATGAGGTTTTGAAAATCATCTCGAGAAATCAGGATAATCACCGTCACTCCATGTTTCAGGTGATGCTTGTCCTGCAAAAGCTCGGTTCGCTAGAAAAGATTGATGTGGCACAAATCAACTCCATTGAATGGCTGGATATTGAGGAATCGGCACGTACGGACTTAACTTTGAAAATCAATTTGCTTGATAACAAGATTGCCTTAAATTTTTGTTACTCCAAAAAGTTATTCCAAGAGCAGTTCATAGAACAGTTTTCACGGCATTTTGTAAGGGCGCTAGAGGCTTTTTGCAGCGAGGGAAATCCTCTGTTGACCGATATAGAGCTTTTAGCCGAAGAGGAAAAAACCAAAATATTGCACCTCCTGCAGGGAGACGTTCTGGACTATTCGTCTGATACAAGCCTGCATGGGAAGTTTCAACAGCAAGCCCAAGCCACTCCCAAGAGAATATGTGTGCAGGATGAAAGGCAATGCTTAACTTATGAGGAAGTGGATAAACGCTCCAGTCAAATGGCTAACTATCTCCTGGAGCAAAATGTCCCTCACAATGCAATCATTGCCGTCTACATGGAAAGAAATGTTGAGCTCTTGGTGATTCTGCTTGGAATTCTAAAGGCAGGCTGCGTTTATTTGCCTTTGGACTTAAACCATCCTAAAAAAAGAATTGAATTGATTCTTGAAAATGCAAAACCCTATAGGATTTTTACCCAGGCATCATTCATGCCGCTATTCTGTGCTGAGCAGACTATAAATGTAGAGCAGCTATGGCCTAAACTCGCAAGTCGAGATTATTCCCACAGCCAAGCGCTTCAAAGCAGAGAGAATGAGATAGCCTACATCATGTTTACCTCCGGTTCGACGGGGCAACCAAAAGGGGCATTAAATACTCACAGAGGTGTCCTAAACCGTATTCAATCGTCACAAAATCTCTGTCAAATTGGCGAATCTGATCGGGTCTTACATAAAACGACATTGAGTTTTGACCCTTCCATTCTGGAAATTTTTTGGCCCATTTGTCACGGGGCCACTTTAATCATGGCTCCTCCTAATGCCCATAAAAATCCCGAATGCCTGGCGAAAGTCATTAAACAACAGCAGATTACAGTCTGTTATTTTGTCCCTTCACTGCTTAGTATGATTTTAGAGATGGCCCCAGAACACGCTCTTGATTCCTTGCGTTATGTTATTTGCGGGGGCGAGCGCTTGTCCAAAGTCATCAATAGGCAATTTTTTCAAAAAACCAAGGCCATCCTATATCACACTTATGGCCCCTCGGAATGCTCCATCAGCATGACGGTTTTCAAATGTGATGAGGACATGGAGAAAGATTATGTTCCCATCGGGCGTCCGATTCTAAATACCAGAGCCTATATATTTGATTCTCAGCTAAAGGTGGTTCCACAAGGAGTGGTCGGTGAATTGCATATTGCCGGGGTTGCTGTAGGGAAAGGCTATTTAAATGACCTCAGGCAAACTGAAAGCAAATTTATTGCAAATCCCTTAAATCCCAATGAAACACTCTATAAATCCGGAGATCTGGTCAAACTTTCATTTGAAGGAAACATCGAGTTTGTGGGGCGAAAGGATCACCAAATTAAACTGAGGGGAAACCGAATCGAGCTTGAAGAAATTGAAACTTGTATTTTGCAGATACCTGGAGTGAACAATGCGGTGGTCAAAGCGGTGGAATGTCATGGCCAACAACTGCTGGTGGCTTATTATGTATCAGCCATTGCAGCAGAAAAAATCAAGGAAGAATTAAGAAACCGCCTGCCCGATTATATGATTCCTTCTTTATTTTACTCGCTTAAGGCAATGAAACTGTTACCTAGCGGTAAGGTCGATCGCGTGGGTTTACCTGCTCCCGATCATGGGCTGCGAAATGGCACTTCGGCAACAGCCATGCAAACGGAGACGGAGAAAAAGGTCCATGCAATTTGGCAGTCCCTATTTGCTATGGACTCTATTGCTCCACAAGAGAATTTTTTTGATTTGGGAGGACACTCTTTATTAGCGGTAAAGCTCGTTTATGATCTTAATCAACAATTGGGTTGCCACTTTACAGTAAAAGAATTGTATCAAAATCCAACCATTCGGGATAATGCTCTCTGGATTGAGCAGCATGGAAAAACTAAACCGTCGCTTGAAGATAGAAAATCAACGGCAGAGTTAAAGCAAATTTGTCCCCAATTACAGTTAACCCCTCTGGGTGACTGTGTAGATAAGCCTTTTGAAACTATTTTCCTGACGGGTGGGACGGGCTTTTTAGGTGTTTACCTTCTTCGTGATTTATTGCAGACCTTTCCGGCTGCCACAATTTATGTGCTTGTCAGGGCAGACGATACAGCAACAGGGCTTAAACGGCTTCAAAAAGTAGCGCAGCAATACAGGCTTAAGATTGATTTGGATCGCGTTGTCCCTGTTTTAGGTGATTTGGCCGAAGCGCAATTTGGCCTGGAGGCTGGTGAATATTTAGAAATGTCTAAACGCATTGACGTTATTGTTCATAATGGCGCACTGGTTAATTTTATAGATGATTACCAAAAACTTGCGGCGGTGAATGTGGATGGAACTGCAGAAGTTCTCAAATTCGCTGCCTTATCCCGTCATAAACCAGTCCATTATATTTCAACCTTATCAGTGGTTCCGAGGGATGTTGAAGGAAATAAACCTAAACCATTTTTTGAGGAAGGCGCCATTAACTCAGCCGGATTTATACAAGGTGGCTATGCGCAAACCAAATGGGTGGCCGAATGTCTTGTAGAAGAGGCGAAGGCTCAGGGTCTTAGAGTTAAAGTGTATCGCCCAACACGCATTGCCGGGGACAGTCAAACGGGGATTGGCAATGAAAATGATCTGTTCTATCGATTCATTCGCGGTTGTTTGCAATTAGCCGCTGTACCTGATGTGGATTTTAATTTGGATTTGGTGCCCATTGATTTTATTAGCCAGTTTGTTGCAATGGAAATGCGCTTGGGAAGCGGAAGGGACAGTTTTAATTTGCTCAATTCCAAAGCCATTCCCTTTAAAACCATTGTCGGCAGCATGCGCAAATACCGCAAAGTAAACCTCCTTCCTTATGAGGAGTGGTTAAAGCAAATCTCTGTGCCTGAAATTGAAGGGCAAGAGAATTACCTCTTTCCTCTGAAAGATATTTTCCCCAGAAAAGAACGAGATTTCTACAGCCTGGTTGCTCCACGTGATATTGACAACAGCAATATGTTGGCCACTTTGGAGCAAGGGAAGCCTTCGGTTAATCCTGAAATAAATGAGGAAGTTCTGGCCGCATTCATCGAATTTTCAATGACAAAAATTTAA
- a CDS encoding DUF6496 domain-containing protein: MTRKYSKGVQKEVEKEMHRYKKGTAHSGPGDKHKVQSREQAIAIGLSKAREKGMKVPKQSENED; this comes from the coding sequence ATGACAAGGAAATACAGCAAAGGTGTCCAGAAAGAAGTTGAGAAGGAAATGCACCGCTATAAAAAGGGAACTGCACACAGTGGCCCCGGTGACAAACATAAAGTACAAAGTCGAGAGCAAGCCATTGCTATTGGTTTATCCAAAGCCCGTGAAAAGGGGATGAAAGTACCTAAACAATCTGAGAATGAAGATTAA
- the smpB gene encoding SsrA-binding protein SmpB → MASHKQSATIVVNKKAHFEYFIENEYEAGLALEGWEVKSLRAGKINLSDAHVIIKNGEAFLLGAQIQPLPTAAAHLYPDPSRTRKLLLNRKELNQLIGSVERQGYTLIPLSLYWKSNLVKMKLALAKGKKSHDKRETIKDRDWQRDKARLLKKHK, encoded by the coding sequence ATGGCTAGCCATAAGCAAAGCGCCACGATTGTTGTCAATAAAAAGGCGCATTTTGAATATTTTATAGAAAATGAGTACGAAGCGGGTTTGGCTCTTGAAGGTTGGGAGGTTAAAAGTTTGCGCGCCGGAAAGATTAACCTTTCTGATGCCCATGTCATTATTAAGAATGGCGAAGCTTTTTTGCTGGGAGCTCAAATTCAGCCTTTACCGACGGCTGCTGCACACCTTTATCCAGATCCCAGCCGCACTCGTAAATTGCTTCTGAACCGCAAGGAGCTTAATCAACTGATTGGCAGCGTTGAGCGTCAAGGTTATACCTTAATCCCTCTCTCACTGTATTGGAAAAGCAATCTGGTGAAGATGAAACTTGCCCTGGCCAAGGGAAAGAAAAGCCATGACAAGCGAGAAACGATTAAAGACAGGGACTGGCAACGTGATAAAGCACGCTTGCTCAAAAAACACAAGTAA